In Ruminococcaceae bacterium BL-6, a genomic segment contains:
- a CDS encoding protein of unknown function (Evidence 5 : Unknown function): MSAPRISELYGYFKICYSKNLTVSEKALNGYNKDMLISV; the protein is encoded by the coding sequence GTGAGCGCCCCGCGTATTTCGGAACTTTATGGTTATTTCAAAATCTGCTATTCCAAAAATCTTACGGTATCTGAAAAAGCATTGAACGGATATAATAAAGATATGCTAATTTCCGTGTAA